A region from the Vulpes lagopus strain Blue_001 chromosome 5, ASM1834538v1, whole genome shotgun sequence genome encodes:
- the ENSA gene encoding alpha-endosulfine has protein sequence MSQKQEEENPAEETGEEKQDTQEKEGILPERAEEAKLKAKYPSLGQKPGGSDFLMKRLQKGQKYFDSGDYNMAKAKMKNKQLPSAGPDKNLVTGDHIPTPQDLPQRKSSLVTSKLAGGQVE, from the exons ATGTCCCAGAAACAAGAAGAGGAGAACCCTGCGGAGGAGACCGGCGAGGAGAAGCAG GACACACAGGAGAAAGAAGGTATTCTCCCTGAGAGAGCCGAGGAGGCAAAGCTAAAGGCCAAATATCCAAGCCTAGGACAAAAGCCTGGAGGCTCCGACTTCCTCATGAAGAGACTCCAGAAAGGG CAAAAGTACTTTGACTCAGGAGACTACAACATGGCCAAAGCCAAGATGAAGAATAAGCAGCTGCCCAGTGCAGGACCAGACAAGAACCTGGTGACTGGTGACCACATCCCCACCCCACAGGATCTGCCCCAGAGAAAGTCCTCGCTCGTCACCAGCAAGCTTGCGGG tggCCAAGTTGAATGA